A window of Plasmodium brasilianum strain Bolivian I chromosome 8, whole genome shotgun sequence contains these coding sequences:
- a CDS encoding protein phosphatase PPM10: MFLAFVIILLSNSMLVHKKQSSFFALAEVEKLKGKMNYLLKNEDKYVNRKNFTIVSKQIENQLKKKKNSGDERITLQAIIKRSWFQSVNSSINNSNSNDNSNNINSNSNNNNNNNNNNGNSDSNSNNKSSSSSSNIGKNCSIKNNNKKSSQNSNKNSNQNNSQNNSQSNSQSNSQSNSQSSSQSNSQSNSQSSSQSSSQSNSQSNSQSNSQSNSQHNNNKKSNQNNKMKCCNNKKCDTQVKNECSKELQMMANLPHSISKNKIPFNFFDMAYSLYMKYKFNKKNGSFSFLKKAFCSPRKPPFITNFKVIKHPGKVESEDCCLNGQAFMAIADGVGSWIRFGINPREYPEKFLQLLQKKINESESDNVKIEEVLDYAYVNNHSTGSTTVCVIIYNKNKTISTAIIGDAQFAIIRDGAIIYKSKTQQYEFNFPYQLGTNDMNKPIDADIAHLEVKKNDIIVAGSDGLWDNLYDDQILTLVKENKFSTLSEKIADEAFSYSKMRSWMSPYINNFNKEFNCYKSGGKLDDITVSCALIG; this comes from the coding sequence ATGTTTCTAGCATTTGTAATTATACTACTTTCAAATAGTATGCTGGTGCATAAAAAGCAATCCAGCTTTTTTGCTCTTGCAGAAGTGGAAAAATTGAAAGggaaaatgaattatttattaaagaaCGAAGATAAGTATGTTAACcgaaaaaattttaccatTGTTTCGAAACAGATTGAAAATCAgctaaaaaagaaaaagaatagtGGTGATGAACGGATAACTTTGCAGGCTATTATTAAAAGGTCGTGGTTTCAGTCCGTTAACAGTAGTATTAacaatagtaacagtaacgataatagtaataatattaatagtaatagtaataataataataataataataataataacggTAACAGTgacagtaacagtaacaacaaaagtagtagtagcagtagtaataTCGGCAAAAATTGcagtattaaaaataataataaaaagagtaGCCagaatagtaataaaaacagTAATCAAAATAATAGTCAAAATAATAGTCAAAGTAACAGTCAAAGTAACAGTCAAAGTAACAGTCAAAGTAGCAGTCAAAGTAACAGTCAAAGTAACAGTCAAAGTAGCAGTCAAAGTAGCAGTCAAAGTAACAGTCAAAGTAACAGTCAAAGTAACAGTCAAAGTAACAGtcaacataataataataaaaagagcaatcaaaataataaaatgaaatgctgtaacaataaaaaatgtgaCACACAGGTTAAGAATGAATGTTCAAAGGAACTCCAAATGATGGCAAATTTACCGCATTCCATttcgaaaaataaaataccttttaatttttttgatatggCATATAGTTtgtatatgaaatataaatttaataaaaaaaatggttcATTTTCATTCCTTAAGAAAGCCTTCTGCTCACCTAGGAAACCTCCTTTTATAACTAAttttaaagtaataaaaCATCCAGGTAAAGTGGAAAGTGAAGACTGTTGCTTAAATGGTCAGGCATTTATGGCTATTGCTGATGGTGTAGGTTCTTGGATAAGGTTTGGAATAAATCCAAGAGAATACCCTGAAAAGTTCTTACaacttttacaaaaaaaaattaatgaaagtGAAAGtgataatgtaaaaatagaaGAGGTTTTAGATTATGCTTATGTAAATAATCATAGTACAGGATCAACAACTGTTtgtgtaataatatataataagaataaaaccATATCAACAGCAATTATTGGTGATGCACAGTTTGCTATTATTCGAGATGGTgctatcatatataaatcgAAAACACAGCAATATGAATTCAATTTCCCATACCAATTAGGTACTAATGATATGAATAAACCTATAGATGCAGATATTGCGCACttagaagtaaaaaaaaatgatataatagTTGCAGGCTCAGATGGGTTATGGGACAACTTATATGATGATCAAATATTAACCCTAGTTAAGGAAAATAAGTTTTCAACCTTATCAGAAAAAATAGCAGATGAAGCTTTCAGTTATTCCAAAATGAGAAGTTGGATGTCCccttatataaataactttAATAAGGAATTTAATTGTTATAAGTCAGGCGGCAAATTGGACGACATTACTGTGTCCTGCGCGCTAATTGGTTAG
- a CDS encoding tubulin--tyrosine ligase, translating into MIVKSNNMMDKYLMHNDKNKYDGIFRKRKHFYKIHLANTRYDIIRRVVEDSVNWVQVSSDCTDWDVIWLDTSISDDRFRKLKKFQKINHFLGMKGITRKDELCKNLKKMKKNFPQSYNFFPPTWVLPNEISDFKIYFKKKKNKNGSKTTYIVKLKNSCQGKGIYLTKSLDNINKYESCVIQKYIHKPLLINDLKFDIRLYVLVTGCDPLRIFLHEDGLVRFSIEKYKLPKSKNLKQVNMHLTNFSINKKSDKFENSSNPDDATRGHKRSWKAFLQKLKEEGLPMDSLMKKIEHMIVKTICSIQPELKHYYNSSHISDYSNSMCFEVLGFDILLDYKLKPWLLEVNHSPSFSTCSLVDEKVKYAVIRDTLNILYMHSKYRYMFIQEYINLQKFRTKYNDLLEKHKKELKEKLNISRFLYENKNLGGYKRIYPLEELLDYENLILFVSNAWNKSIGIPYSMKRDSYEYLFKENVKRKNKTKEKLSILDLPTTEEQLYMVENVHCSKFYSTMENINISNCSTAC; encoded by the coding sequence ATGATAGTTAAATCGAATAATATGATGGACAAATATTTAATgcataatgataaaaataaatatgatgggattttcagaaaaagaaagcatttttataaaattcatttagCGAATACAAGATATGATATTATTAGAAGAGTAGTTGAAGATTCAGTGAATTGGGTACAAGTTTCTTCAGATTGCACAGATTGGGATGTTATATGGCTAGATACCTCTATATCCGATGATCGGtttagaaaattaaaaaaatttcaaaagaTTAATCATTTTCTTGGAATGAAAGGAATAACAAGAAAAGAtgaattatgtaaaaatttaaaaaagatgaaaaagaattttcctcaaagttataatttttttccgcCGACATGGGTTTTGCCTAATGAAATTTCcgattttaaaatttattttaaaaaaaaaaaaaacaaaaatggatctaaaacaacatatatagttaaattaaaaaattcatgTCAAGGAAAAGgtatttatttaacaaaaagtttagacaatataaacaaatatgaaAGCTGTGTAATtcagaaatatatacacaagccattattaataaatgattTAAAGTTTGATATCAGATTGTATGTATTAGTAACAGGTTGTGATCCTCTTCGcatatttttacatgaaGATGGATTAGTACGATTTtcaatagaaaaatataaattaccaAAATCGAAAAATCTTAAACAAGTAAATATGCATTTAACcaatttttcaattaataaaaaatcagATAAATTTGAAAACTCCTCAAATCCAGATGATGCTACGAGAGGTCATAAAAGAAGTTGGAAagcatttttacaaaaattgaaAGAAGAAGGGTTACCTATGGATtcattaatgaaaaaaattgagcATATGATTGTTAAAACAATTTGCTCTATACAGCCAGAATTAAAGCATTATTACAATTCATCTCATATTAGTGACTATTCTAATAGTATGTGTTTTGAGGTACTAGGatttgatatattattagatTACAAATTAAAACCATGGCTACTTGAAGTAAATCATTCCCCTTCCTTTAGTACTTGTTCCTTGGTAGATGAAAAAGTGAAATATGCAGTTATAAGAGATACtttaaatattctatatatgcATTCAAAATATAGATACATGTTTATTcaggaatatataaatttacaaaaatttagaacaaaatataatgatttattagaaaaacataagaaagaattaaaagaaaagttaAATATAAGCCGTTTtctatatgaaaataaaaacttagggggatataaaagaatttatcCCTTAGAAGAATTATTAGATTATGAAAatcttatattatttgtttccAATGCTTGGAATAAATCAATAGGTATACCTTATTCTATGAAAAGAGATtcttatgaatatttatttaaggaaaatgtgaagaggaaaaataaaactaaagaAAAATTGTCTATCCTTGATCTCCCAACAACTGAAGAGCAATTATATATGGTAGAAAATGTGCACTGTAGTAAATTCTATTCAACCATGGAGAACATAAACATTAGCAACTGTTCTACTGCTTGTTAG